CGAAGGATTTCCAGAACCTCCTCTTTCCTCAGAAATTCCCGTAACGTAAGGCGTTACATCTCTTACAGTATCCATGTCTTTAGTTTCCATTCCAACATCTTCAGCTGTAATATATCTTCCGCTTAAAGAGTGAACAAATTCACCAAACTTACGCATTAATTCAGGCGTTTTTTGTGTTTTTGCATCTCCAATAATAACTGCTTTTCCACCGCCAATATTTAGACCGGTAATTGCTGATTTATAAGTCATACCTCTTGAAAGGCGCAGTACATCGTTTAGCGCTTCCCATTCAGTATTGTAATTCCACATTCTTGTACCTCCTAAAGCTGGTCCCATAACCGAATTATGAATACCAATAATTGCTTTTAAACCTGTATCTTTGTCATTGCAAAATACAATTTGTTCGTGATCATCAAAAGATAACTGACCAAAAACAGGATCCATTTTTTGAAGTTCCTTTCCAGTTGCGAAAGCTGCATTCATAGTGTTAGAATTTATTTGTTTAAAATTACGAAATCGTCAAAAAGACTTCTCAAACATAAACAAAAAATACACATGTGCTAATTTTTTATCCTTAAAATAACAATTTTACAATATAATTGTTTTGATTAAATTGCATTTTATTATAATTTTAATTAACAATAATTCATAAATTTAAATCAAATCAATATTGAATTTCTTAAAAAAATGAAAGAATTAAGCTATTTAAATAAATATTTCATCAAATATAAATACAGTTTTTCTCTTGGTATTTTAATCACCATAATCGCACAAATTTTCTTTTTGTTTACTCCAAAGCTGGTCAGCCACTCATTTGATGTCATTGAAAAATTTTTAAAATTATCAGAATCAGATCGTCACTCATCTATTATAGCTAATTTTTACAAGGAAGATTTAATTCATAACATCTTCTTAATCATAGGAAGTGCGATCGTAGGAGGATTTTTAACCTTTTTAATGCGTCAGACTTTAATTGTCATGTCTCGCCATGTTGAATTTGATTTAAAAAATGAGGTTTTCAAACAATATGAAAATCTTTCGCAGAATTTCTACAAGCAAAACCGTACCGGAGATTTAATGAATCGTATTAGCGAAGACGTTTCAAAAGTGAGAATGTATGTGGGACCAGCTGTAATGTATACCATTAATACTTTTATTCGTTTTGCGATTGTACTATTATATATGTATAATGTTTCGCCTTTGCTAACCCTTTACACCATTCTTCCTTTACCTATATTATCGTATTGTATTTTTAAACTAAGTTCTGAAATCAATAAACGAAGCACGACTTTTCAGCAATATTTGTCGAAAGTTTCTAGTTTTACTCAGGAAATATTTTCCGGGATTCGCGTCATAAAAGCCTATTCCTTAGAAAACCAGCATCAAAATAATATGGTAGATCTTGCCGAAGAAAGTAAACGAAAAAGTCTTGATCTTGCCAAAGTACAATCGCTTTTTGGCCCTTTAATGATCGCGCTTATCGGAATCAGTAATTTGGTTGTGATTTACTTTGGAGGCGTAATGTATATAAATGGAACAATTCCAAACATTGGAACCATTGCTGAGTTTATTTTATACGTTAATATGCTTACTTGGCCGGTTGCTTCTCTTGGATGGGTTTCATCGATGGTACAAGAAGCCGAAGCTTCTCAAAAACGTTTAAATGAATTTTTGAAAATCGAACCTGAAATCAAAAACAACAATCACAACTCATCAGAAATTAATGGCGAAATTGCTTTTCGAAATGTGAGTTTTACATATGAAGATACTAATATAGAAGCTTTAAAGAATGTCAGTTTTACTGTCAAAAAAGGCGAAACACTTGCTATTCTTGGAAAAACAGGTTCTGGAAAGTCTACAATATTATCATTGCTTTCCCGTTTATATGATGTTAGCGAGGGAGAAATCACAATTGACAACAAAGAAATCAGTACTTTAAATTTAAATGATCTTCGAAACAGTGTGGGTATTGTTCCTCAAGATGCGTTTTTATTTTCGGATACGATTAAAAACAATATCAAATTTGGAAATCAAAATGCAACTGATGAAGAAGTTATCGCAGCAGCCAAAAGCGCTGTTGTTCATGACAATATTATTGCATTTAACAAACAGTATGATACGATTTTAGGAGAAAGAGGAATCACACTTTCGGGCGGACAAAAACAGCGTGTTTCGATTGCAAGAGCGCTTATAAAAAACCCTGCAATTTTACTTTTTGACGATTGTTTGTCTGCTGTCGATACAGAAACTGAAGAAATCATCTTAAATAACTTATTTGAATTTTGTAAAAATAAAACTACAATTATTGTCAGTCATCGAGTTTCTTCGGCTAAAAATGCCGACAAAATCATCATTTTAGAAGATGGTGAAATAATCCAACAAGGCTCTCATAATCAATTGATAAATCAAGAAGGCTATTATGCAGCGTTATATTTAAAACAACTTTCGGAAAAAGAATTACTTTAATTGTTGCGTAATAGATAATTTTTTATGATTTTTGATTACTATTAATTCCAAAAATGATAGAACGTATTATGAGAGAAAATGACATGTTAGAAAAAGAAGAAATTTTTTCTAAAGTATTACGAGCAGGAAGAA
This is a stretch of genomic DNA from Flavobacterium endoglycinae. It encodes these proteins:
- a CDS encoding ABC transporter ATP-binding protein yields the protein MKELSYLNKYFIKYKYSFSLGILITIIAQIFFLFTPKLVSHSFDVIEKFLKLSESDRHSSIIANFYKEDLIHNIFLIIGSAIVGGFLTFLMRQTLIVMSRHVEFDLKNEVFKQYENLSQNFYKQNRTGDLMNRISEDVSKVRMYVGPAVMYTINTFIRFAIVLLYMYNVSPLLTLYTILPLPILSYCIFKLSSEINKRSTTFQQYLSKVSSFTQEIFSGIRVIKAYSLENQHQNNMVDLAEESKRKSLDLAKVQSLFGPLMIALIGISNLVVIYFGGVMYINGTIPNIGTIAEFILYVNMLTWPVASLGWVSSMVQEAEASQKRLNEFLKIEPEIKNNNHNSSEINGEIAFRNVSFTYEDTNIEALKNVSFTVKKGETLAILGKTGSGKSTILSLLSRLYDVSEGEITIDNKEISTLNLNDLRNSVGIVPQDAFLFSDTIKNNIKFGNQNATDEEVIAAAKSAVVHDNIIAFNKQYDTILGERGITLSGGQKQRVSIARALIKNPAILLFDDCLSAVDTETEEIILNNLFEFCKNKTTIIVSHRVSSAKNADKIIILEDGEIIQQGSHNQLINQEGYYAALYLKQLSEKELL